In one Brevibacillus composti genomic region, the following are encoded:
- a CDS encoding cell wall hydrolase produces the protein MAVIKANSRDVDMLARLIRAEAEGEGDLGMLMVGNVGVNRILSNCLDFRGIRTMRQMVFQSPGGYEAVHKSYFYQRARDKERRLARRVIKGERQHPASNALWFFRPSGNCPAQWFNQRNSGRYKAHCFFVPTPQDCPRVY, from the coding sequence ATGGCCGTCATCAAGGCAAACTCCAGAGATGTCGACATGTTGGCCCGTTTAATCCGGGCGGAAGCGGAGGGAGAAGGAGATTTAGGCATGCTCATGGTGGGAAACGTCGGCGTCAACCGCATTCTGTCCAACTGTCTGGATTTTCGCGGGATTCGGACGATGCGGCAGATGGTGTTCCAATCCCCCGGCGGGTATGAAGCGGTGCATAAGTCGTACTTTTATCAGCGCGCAAGAGACAAAGAGCGGCGCCTGGCACGAAGGGTCATTAAAGGGGAAAGGCAGCATCCCGCCTCGAATGCGCTCTGGTTCTTCCGGCCGAGCGGCAACTGTCCCGCACAATGGTTCAACCAAAGAAACTCCGGACGATACAAGGCCCACTGCTTCTTCGTCCCCACTCCCCAGGATTGTCCCCGCGTCTACTGA